A region from the Lycium barbarum isolate Lr01 chromosome 8, ASM1917538v2, whole genome shotgun sequence genome encodes:
- the LOC132607104 gene encoding disease resistance protein RPV1-like isoform X1, with protein sequence MAVDQSSNCQPSLPVRPWKYDVFLSCTSNDTSKAFVDHLYSTLFHVGINTFRGGDEQLSEVAINAIEGSIIFISILSKNYASSTRCLNELLHILELKNNSKRLVLPIFYDVDPSDVRKQSGIFAEAFARHETCSQEENKILLWKAALNKVGNLSGWDLRHIAQGFESKFIRIIIKEVLHEVKSQIPLDITEHPVALFPRVNQIEKLLFKGSCDDIRIIGIHGMGGIGKTTLAKALFNQVLQHFEASCFLENVKIEASESQNGLVHLQEELLEKVLRKKIKVYSVDEGITLIKERLWQKKVFIVLDDLDDQCQLNALLGERDWLRPGSRVIITTRDKHLLKELQMNEQYEAMKLDHKSSLQLFTFHASRKAIPPEDCTELLKGIVTYCGGVPLALKVLGDYLSDKEITEWKSALEKLKTIPSNDLHTKLRISFDGLPDDFTKAVFLDIACFFSKIQKSGLVGIFTACGFYPEVEICELIDKSLLTIDENKQLNMHNVIRDMGREIVHRESPDNPGKRSRLWHPNDIFDVLTGEKGTRAVEAIVLESPVLKGVPLTTKTFEKMEKLRVLQINHVQLYGSFQYLPESLKCLHWYCCPLKCLPSDFCLENLVILDMSFSKFNECQAPLKYFKSLKRLIFYSCEDLKKTPELVGLDSLEELSFGYCSNLMDLDSTIGDLKRLRILDVSDCEKLLKLPSRICELKSLEKLYLDRCSKLEELPDDLGKLEGLKQLNALATAIKRVPGSVEHLKNLERLLLSHDFLFKRQFKFSDIFRTWFQPERSLSQGGYIPSSFSSLSALKVLQIENCNMSEDDIPLSLASLSSLQSLCFSNNKFHSIPFDLCDLSSLKYLNLSECPNLKGIPEIPLTLQKLVAYKCKSLERLPNLSQLKRLEELELYRCEMLTEIQGLENLDSIRRVYLWSCKTFGRTLDVSNLSQLKNLDLSHCERLIEIRGLENIHSIRYINLFNCKALGNPFTEDFFRAHYVHGSELQLGLCNSKVPNWFSYQVDGCSMCFNMPLQVERTFLGMFLWIVYGTVDETKNVYPKATIVDLTNGVEFNHRLWTTISFAENSSIHYIRPDYFKCPVKGGEKMSIHIECYDFPTEDFVKICGVHLLYKDKNGQVHSVPVSSSPCFDSGNEVAINHSCRDKSGI encoded by the exons ATGGCTGTTGACCAATCATCTAATTGTCAGCCTTCACTTCCAGTTCGTCCTTGGAAATATGACGTCTTCTTGAGTTGTACAAGTAATGATACTTCAAAAGCCTTTGTAGATCATCTTTACTCAACACTTTTCCATGTTGGGATCAACACATTCAGAGGTGGTGATGAGCAGCTCTCTGAAGTCGCGATTAATGCAATTGAAGGATCAATTATTTTTATTAGTATTCTCTCAAAAAACTATGCCTCATCTACAAGGTGTCTGAATGAGCTTTTGCATATCCTTGAACTCAAGAACAATTCCAAACGGTTAGTTCTTCCAATATTCTATGATGTTGACCCTTCTGATGTGCGCAAGCAAAGTGGAATCTTTGCTGAAGCCTTTGCAAGACACGAAACATGTTCCCAAGAGGAAAACAAAATTCTACTCTGGAAAGCTGCACTCAATAAAGTTGGTAATTTATCAGGATGGGATCTCCGGCATATTGCTCAAGG GTTTGAATCAAAATTTATCCGTATAATTATTAAGGAAGTCTTACATGAAGTCAAATCTCAAATACCACTTGATATTACCGAGCACCCTGTGGCACTTTTCCCCCGTGTTAATCAAATAGAGAAGTTATTGTTCAAAGGAAGTTGTGATGATATTCGAATTATTGGGATTCATGGCATGGGTGGAATCGGCAAAACAACTCTTGCAAAAGCTCTGTTCAACCAAGTTCTTCAGCATTTTGAAGCAAGTTGTTTTCTTGAAAATGTGAAAATAGAGGCTTCTGAAAGTCAAAATGGATTAGTTCATTTACAAGAGGAACTTCTTGAAAAAGTTCTTAGGAAAAAAATCAAAGTGTACAGTGTTGATGAGGGCATTACATTGATCAAAGAAAGGCTTTGGCAGAAAAAGGTTTTCATCGTCCTTGATGATTTGGACGATCAATGCCAGTTAAATGCATTGCTTGGAGAACGTGATTGGCTTCGCCCGGGTAGTAGAGTTATCATAACAACTCGAGACAAGCATTTGCTCAAAGAACTACAAATGAATGAGCAATACGAAGCAATGAAATTGGATCACAAAAGCTCTTTACAGCTCTTCACATTCCATGCTTCCAGAAAGGCAATACCCCCTGAAGACTGTACTGAGCTTTTGAAAGGAATTGTAACTTACTGTGGAGGAGTTCCACTAGCTCTTAAGGTTTTGGGCGATTATTTGTCTGATAAAGAGATCACAGAATGGAAGAGTGCCTTGGAGAAATTAAAGACAATTCCTTCTAACGATCTCCATACAAAACTCAGAATAAGCTTTGATGGACTTCCGGATGATTTTACTAAGGCTGTTTTCCTTGACATTGCTTGTTTCTTCTCCAAAATCCAGAAGAGTGGGCTCGTAGGTATATTCACAGCTTGTGGTTTCTACCCTGAGGTTGAAATATGCGAATTGATTGACAAATCGTTGTTAACAATTGATGAAAATAAGCAGCTGAACATGCACAATGTGATCCGGGATATGGGACGAGAAATTGTTCATAGGGAATCACCCGATAACCCAGGCAAGCGTAGCAGATTATGGCACCCTAACGACATTTTTGATGTGCTCACTGGAGAGAAG GGTACAAGAGCGGTTGAAGCGATAGTCCTTGAATCTCCGGTTTTGAAGGGTGTACCTTTGACTACTAAAACATTTGAAAAGATGGAAAAGCTAAGAGTCTTGCAAATCAATCATGTGCAGCTGTATGGAAGTTTCCAGTATCTACCAGAGTCTTTAAAATGTTTGCATTGGTACTGCTGTCCTTTGAAATGCTTGCCATCTGATTTTTGTCTGGAGAATCTTGTTATTCTCGATATGAGTTTTAGCAAATTCAATGAATGCCAAGCGCCTTTAAAG TATTTTAAGTCTTTGAAGAGATTGATATTCTACAGTTGTGAGGACCTCAAGAAAACCCCGGAGTTAGTTGGTTTGGATAGTCTTGAGGAGTTATCATTTGGTTACTGCTCAAATTTAATGGACCTGGACTCAACAATTGGAGACTTGAAGAGACTTCGTATTTTAGACGTGTCTGATTGCGAGAAACTACTGAAACTCCCAAGTAGAATCTGTGAGTTAAAATCACTTGAAAAGTTATATCTCGATCGCTGCTCAAAACTGGAAGAATTGCCTGATGATTTGGGAAAGTTGGAAGGTCTAAAACAATTGAATGCACTTGCAACAGCTATCAAAAGAGTACCTGGTTCTGTTGAACATCTAAAGAACTTGGAGAGGCTACTGCTATCACATGACTTCCTATTTAAAAGACAATTTAAATTTTCTGACATATTTCGAACTTGGTTCCAGCCAGAAAGAAGCCTTAGTCAAGGGGGGTATATACCTTCGTCATTTTCAAGTTTAAGTGCTTTAAAAGTTCTACAAATTGAGAACTGCAATATGTCTGAAGATGATATTCCTTTGTCTCTTGCGAGTTTATCTTCTTTACAGAGTCTATGTTTTAGCAATAATAAGTTTCATTCCATACCTTTCGACCTTTGTGACCTTTCTAGTCTCAAGTATCTCAATTTAAGTGAATGTCCAAATCTTAAAGGCATCCCTGAAATTCCTCTCACTCTACAGAAACTCGTTGCTTATAAGTGCAAGTCATTAGAAAGACTTCCCAATCTGTCCCAATTGAAAAGGTTGGAGGAATTGGAATTGTATCGTTGTGAAATGTTGACGGAGATTCAAGGCTTGGAGAATCTTGATTCTATTAGACGAGTATACTTATGGAGCTGCAAGACTTTTGGAAGAACACTAGATGTATCTAACTTGAGTCAATTGAAGAACTTGGATCTTAGTCACTGCGAAAGATTGATTGAGATTCGAGGCTTGGAGAACATTCATTCCATTCGCTACATCAACCTATTCAATTGCAAAGCTCTTGGAAATCCTTTCACTGAAGACTTCTTCAGA GCCCATTATGTACATGGCAGTGAGCTCCAACTAGGGCTTTGCAATAGCAAGGTTCCGAATTGGTTTAGCTACCAAGTAGATGGATGTTCAATGTGCTTCAATATGCCACTACAGGTTGAGAGgacattcttaggcatgttcctTTGGATTGTTTATGGTACCGTGGATGAAACTAAGAATGT